The following proteins come from a genomic window of Leisingera daeponensis DSM 23529:
- a CDS encoding LysR family transcriptional regulator, with amino-acid sequence MSYLESLRVFTRVVELGSITSGGRDLRLTPAVASKRIKELEKHLGVRLFNRTTRSLTPTEAGQLFYTEAKKVLESIEDAEAVVSQFSAVPRGVIRVTAPLGVGRRIIAPLVPGFVEAYPATEIRMRMSDRKVDILADGLDVAFFIGTPHDSTLKMRKIADCTRVLCAAPQYLERHGTPQVPEDLLSGHNCLLLRYPRSPEYYWTLATPEGPRKLEVSGKYDADDSDVLTNWALDGRGIVNKPRFDVAAHLRSGALVEVLPDTPPEPTVFGCLYPHRKLQDPKIRLFVDYAVKRGLAAFRQSEAGE; translated from the coding sequence ATGTCTTATCTGGAATCCCTCAGGGTCTTTACCCGAGTCGTCGAACTGGGCAGCATCACCTCTGGCGGGCGGGATCTGCGGCTGACTCCGGCGGTCGCCAGCAAGCGGATCAAGGAGCTTGAAAAGCACCTCGGCGTGCGGCTGTTCAACCGCACCACGAGATCGCTGACCCCGACCGAGGCCGGGCAGCTGTTCTACACCGAGGCCAAGAAGGTGCTCGAATCGATTGAGGACGCGGAGGCGGTGGTCTCCCAGTTCTCTGCCGTGCCGCGCGGGGTGATCCGGGTGACCGCGCCCCTGGGTGTCGGCCGCCGCATCATCGCGCCGCTGGTGCCGGGGTTTGTCGAGGCGTATCCCGCCACTGAAATCCGGATGCGGATGTCGGATCGCAAAGTCGACATTCTGGCGGACGGGTTGGATGTGGCGTTCTTCATCGGCACCCCGCATGACTCGACGCTGAAGATGCGCAAGATCGCCGATTGTACCCGGGTGCTGTGCGCCGCGCCGCAATATCTGGAGCGGCATGGCACCCCGCAAGTGCCGGAGGATCTTCTATCGGGGCACAACTGCCTGCTGCTGCGCTACCCGCGCTCACCCGAATATTACTGGACGCTGGCCACGCCGGAGGGGCCGCGCAAGCTGGAGGTGTCAGGCAAATACGACGCCGATGACAGCGACGTGCTGACCAATTGGGCGCTGGACGGGCGCGGCATCGTCAACAAGCCGCGCTTTGACGTGGCCGCACATCTGCGCAGCGGCGCGCTGGTCGAGGTGCTGCCGGACACCCCGCCGGAGCCGACGGTTTTCGGCTGCCTGTACCCGCACCGGAAACTGCAGGATCCCAAGATCCGCCTGTTTGTGGAT